A region from the Agrococcus sp. SL85 genome encodes:
- a CDS encoding YgfZ/GcvT domain-containing protein, with translation MIALPAIPGAVVGPDGLPLHVGSPIAEQRRLRAGAPVLLPRDVLRLTGPDALPWLDSITSQAIAGLAPGASAESLVLSPEGRVEHAMRLHRDAEGALWILVDAGTGDALEAWLTRMRFFKQVEIERPEVVVVGSAAEPAGPVAWVDGWPEVAPGGVRYGEPTGEPWRWSEAVLAPEEATAIDPASLVGTLAVDALRIAAGRPSLAEVDERTIPHELDWLTTAVHLSKGCYRGQETVAKVHNLGAPPRRIVLLHVDGSEGAQLAAGDEVLHEGALVGRITSAAIHDELGPIALAVVKRGAPAEADLVVRTAEGVDVAAAQQVLVPPSAGHAHRPPRLPRLGAVRRPSAPTA, from the coding sequence GTGATCGCGCTGCCCGCCATCCCGGGCGCCGTGGTCGGGCCCGACGGCCTGCCCCTGCACGTCGGCAGCCCCATCGCCGAGCAGCGGCGCCTCCGCGCGGGCGCGCCCGTGCTGCTGCCGCGGGACGTGCTGCGGCTCACGGGGCCCGACGCGCTGCCGTGGCTCGACTCCATCACCTCGCAGGCGATCGCGGGCCTCGCGCCCGGCGCCTCCGCCGAGTCGCTCGTGCTCTCGCCCGAGGGCCGCGTCGAGCACGCCATGCGCCTGCACCGCGACGCCGAGGGCGCGCTCTGGATCCTGGTCGACGCGGGCACGGGCGATGCGCTCGAGGCGTGGCTCACGCGGATGCGCTTCTTCAAGCAGGTCGAGATCGAGCGGCCCGAGGTCGTCGTCGTCGGCAGCGCCGCCGAGCCCGCGGGCCCGGTCGCGTGGGTCGACGGCTGGCCCGAGGTCGCGCCGGGCGGCGTGCGCTACGGGGAGCCCACGGGCGAGCCGTGGCGGTGGTCGGAGGCGGTGCTCGCCCCCGAGGAGGCGACCGCGATCGACCCCGCCTCGCTCGTCGGCACGCTCGCGGTCGACGCGCTGCGGATCGCGGCGGGGCGGCCCTCGCTCGCCGAGGTCGACGAGCGCACCATCCCGCACGAGCTCGACTGGCTCACGACCGCCGTGCACCTGTCGAAGGGCTGCTACCGCGGCCAGGAGACGGTCGCGAAGGTGCACAACCTCGGGGCGCCGCCGCGCCGCATCGTGCTGCTGCACGTCGACGGCTCGGAGGGCGCGCAGCTCGCCGCGGGCGACGAGGTGCTGCACGAGGGCGCACTCGTGGGCCGCATCACCTCCGCCGCCATCCACGACGAGCTCGGGCCCATCGCGCTCGCCGTCGTGAAGCGCGGCGCCCCGGCGGAGGCCGACCTCGTCGTGCGCACCGCGGAGGGCGTCGACGTCGCCGCGGCGCAGCAGGTGCTCGTGCCGCCGAGCGCGGGCCACGCGCACCGCCCGCCGCGCCTCCCGCGGCTCGGCGCCGTGCGCCGCCCGAGCGCGCCCACGGCCTGA
- a CDS encoding FABP family protein, producing MLEIDPTLPAELGPLQWLIGDWEGTGVLSFPVHGRTIEHEFAQRVAFAHHGHPYLTYEAYAWLLDDELTPLAAETGFWRLARESRPSDAGPGMLPPEGEPAYGTAEAVETLRRPDGAFDLQALIAHPAGVAELYLGTIAGPRIDLATDAVLRGAGAKDHAASTRMLGLVDDHLLWAWDLAALGQGLESHASARLARVTRNEAGEA from the coding sequence ATGCTCGAGATCGACCCGACGCTCCCCGCGGAGCTGGGTCCGCTCCAGTGGCTCATCGGCGACTGGGAGGGCACCGGCGTGCTCTCGTTCCCGGTGCACGGGCGCACGATCGAGCACGAGTTCGCCCAGCGGGTGGCATTCGCGCACCACGGGCACCCGTACCTGACCTACGAGGCCTACGCGTGGCTGCTCGACGACGAGCTCACGCCGCTCGCCGCCGAGACGGGCTTCTGGCGCCTCGCGCGCGAGTCGCGCCCGAGCGACGCGGGCCCCGGCATGCTGCCGCCCGAGGGCGAGCCGGCCTACGGCACCGCGGAGGCCGTCGAGACGCTGCGCCGCCCCGACGGCGCGTTCGACCTGCAGGCGCTCATCGCCCACCCCGCGGGGGTCGCCGAGCTCTACCTCGGCACGATCGCCGGCCCGCGCATCGACCTCGCGACCGACGCGGTGCTCCGGGGAGCGGGCGCGAAGGACCACGCGGCCTCCACGCGCATGCTCGGCCTCGTCGACGACCACCTGCTGTGGGCGTGGGACCTCGCCGCGCTCGGCCAGGGCCTCGAGAGCCACGCCTCCGCGCGGCTGGCCCGCGTCACGCGGAACGAGGCGGGCGAGGCGTGA
- a CDS encoding winged helix-turn-helix transcriptional regulator encodes MSHIVIFTRRDRGVLPSLELLEHRVTTLPGTAEAVAHAPDADIIVVDGAAELAAAKAICRLLEHDPTPVVLVLAEGGFTAVTPEWGVTDIVLDAAGPAELEARLRLAAADARGRGPIVASGLSIDEASYQAKVDGKPIDLTFKEFELLRFLASHPARVFTREQLLSEVWGYDYFGGTRTVDVHVRRLRAKLGDLESVIGTVRGVGYRFELVEA; translated from the coding sequence ATGTCGCACATCGTGATCTTCACGCGCCGCGATCGCGGCGTCCTGCCGAGCCTGGAGCTGCTGGAGCACCGCGTGACCACGCTGCCGGGCACGGCAGAGGCGGTCGCGCACGCCCCCGACGCCGACATCATCGTCGTCGACGGCGCCGCCGAGCTCGCCGCGGCGAAGGCCATCTGCCGCCTGCTCGAGCACGACCCGACGCCCGTGGTGCTCGTGCTCGCCGAGGGCGGCTTCACGGCCGTCACGCCCGAGTGGGGCGTCACCGACATCGTGCTCGACGCGGCCGGGCCCGCCGAGCTCGAGGCGCGCCTCCGGCTCGCGGCGGCCGACGCCCGCGGCCGCGGCCCCATCGTCGCGAGCGGGCTCTCGATCGACGAGGCCAGCTACCAGGCGAAGGTCGACGGCAAGCCCATCGACCTCACCTTCAAGGAGTTCGAGCTGCTGCGCTTCCTCGCCTCGCACCCGGCGCGCGTCTTCACGCGCGAGCAGCTGCTCAGCGAGGTGTGGGGCTACGACTACTTCGGCGGCACCCGCACGGTCGACGTGCACGTGCGGCGCCTGCGCGCGAAGCTCGGCGACCTGGAGTCCGTGATCGGCACCGTGCGCGGCGTCGGCTACCGCTTCGAGCTGGTCGAGGCATGA
- a CDS encoding RNA degradosome polyphosphate kinase, with protein sequence MQDAAVADLAEDDDDEPGWSAEEQGGETDDGLPADRFVDRELSWLAFNQRVLELAEDETVPLLERANFLAIFASNLDEFFMVRVAGLKRRIVTGLAVPTNVGTGPVDLLDQIVERAHELQERHAHVAIDSLAPGLAATGIAVVRWQDLSEAECEAMSARFEAEVFPVLMPLAVDPAHPFPYISGLSLNLAVRVRVPDEEEEQFARLKVPAVLPRFIALGAEGGDQRFLPLEELIANNLDEVFPGMEIVDHHVFRVTRNEDVTIDEDETENLIQALEQELSRRKFGPPIRLEVADDIDDDTLELLVDELGITEREVYRLPGLLDLTCLFQVAGLDRPDLRYTKRVPVTASAFLPNDQNEQDDLFQSITRKDVLVHHPYESFATSVQALLEQAADDPDVLAIKQTLYRTSGDSPVVAALIRAAAAGKQVLALVEVKARFDEQANIRWARQLERAGVHVVYGMVGLKTHCKLLMVVRRENGRLRHYCHIGTGNYNPKTSRIYEDFGLFTDNDQVGRDITRLFNELSGFAIEKSFQRLLVAPRHLRKGLLSRIERETAAARAGRRARIRLKMNSIVDEQIIDALYRASRAGVEVQLWVRGISSVRAGVPGLSEHIAMRSIVGRYLEHSRVFAFWNDGDEEVFIGSADMMHRNLDRRVETLIQLTSTEHMRDISAHFDKAMADTTASWWAEPDGTWTRHAFAEDGSPLDDLHRDRMLQIQRRKRQR encoded by the coding sequence CTGCAGGACGCCGCCGTCGCCGACCTCGCGGAGGACGACGACGACGAGCCCGGCTGGAGCGCGGAGGAGCAGGGCGGCGAGACCGACGACGGCCTCCCCGCCGACCGCTTCGTCGACCGCGAGCTGTCGTGGCTCGCGTTCAACCAGCGCGTGCTCGAGCTCGCCGAGGACGAGACGGTGCCGCTCCTGGAGCGCGCCAACTTCCTCGCGATCTTCGCCTCCAACCTCGACGAGTTCTTCATGGTGCGCGTCGCGGGGCTGAAGCGCCGCATCGTCACGGGCCTCGCGGTGCCGACGAACGTCGGCACGGGCCCCGTCGACCTGCTCGACCAGATCGTCGAGCGCGCCCACGAGCTCCAGGAGCGGCACGCGCACGTCGCGATCGACTCCCTCGCCCCCGGCCTCGCGGCGACCGGCATCGCCGTCGTGCGCTGGCAGGACCTCTCGGAGGCCGAGTGCGAGGCCATGTCGGCGCGCTTCGAGGCCGAGGTCTTCCCCGTGCTCATGCCGCTCGCGGTCGACCCCGCGCACCCCTTCCCCTACATCTCCGGCCTCTCGCTCAACCTCGCGGTGCGCGTGCGCGTGCCCGACGAGGAGGAGGAGCAGTTCGCGCGCCTCAAGGTGCCGGCGGTGCTCCCCCGCTTCATCGCGCTCGGCGCCGAGGGCGGCGACCAGCGCTTCCTGCCGCTCGAGGAGCTCATCGCCAACAACCTCGACGAGGTCTTCCCCGGCATGGAGATCGTCGACCACCACGTCTTCCGGGTGACCCGCAACGAGGACGTCACGATCGACGAGGACGAGACCGAGAACCTCATCCAGGCGCTCGAGCAGGAGCTCTCGCGCCGCAAGTTCGGCCCGCCCATCCGCCTCGAGGTCGCCGACGACATCGACGACGACACCCTCGAGCTGCTCGTCGACGAGCTCGGCATCACCGAGCGCGAGGTGTACCGCCTGCCGGGCCTGCTCGACCTCACGTGCCTGTTCCAGGTGGCCGGCCTCGACCGGCCCGACCTGCGCTACACGAAGCGCGTGCCCGTGACGGCCTCCGCCTTCCTGCCGAACGACCAGAACGAGCAGGACGACCTGTTCCAGTCGATCACCCGCAAGGACGTGCTCGTCCACCACCCCTACGAGTCGTTCGCGACGAGCGTGCAGGCCCTGCTCGAGCAGGCCGCCGACGACCCCGACGTGCTGGCCATCAAGCAGACGCTCTACCGCACCTCCGGCGACTCCCCGGTGGTGGCGGCGCTCATCCGCGCCGCGGCCGCCGGCAAGCAGGTGCTGGCGCTCGTGGAGGTGAAGGCCCGCTTCGACGAGCAGGCGAACATCCGCTGGGCGCGCCAGCTCGAGCGCGCCGGCGTGCACGTCGTCTACGGCATGGTGGGCCTCAAGACCCACTGCAAGCTGCTCATGGTCGTGCGGCGCGAGAACGGCCGCCTGCGCCACTACTGCCACATCGGCACGGGCAACTACAACCCGAAGACGAGCCGCATCTACGAGGACTTCGGCCTCTTCACCGACAACGACCAGGTCGGGCGCGACATCACGCGCCTGTTCAACGAGCTCTCGGGCTTCGCGATCGAGAAGTCGTTCCAACGCCTGCTCGTCGCGCCGCGCCACCTGCGGAAGGGCCTGCTCTCGCGCATCGAGCGCGAGACGGCCGCGGCTCGGGCCGGGCGGCGCGCGCGCATCCGCCTGAAGATGAACTCCATCGTCGACGAGCAGATCATCGACGCCCTCTACCGCGCGAGCCGCGCGGGCGTCGAGGTGCAGCTGTGGGTGCGCGGCATCTCCTCCGTGAGGGCGGGCGTGCCCGGGCTCTCGGAGCACATCGCGATGCGCTCGATCGTGGGCCGCTACCTCGAGCACTCCCGGGTGTTCGCGTTCTGGAACGACGGCGACGAGGAGGTGTTCATCGGCTCTGCCGACATGATGCACCGCAACCTCGACCGCCGCGTCGAGACGCTCATCCAGCTCACCTCCACCGAGCACATGCGCGACATCTCCGCGCACTTCGACAAGGCGATGGCCGACACCACCGCCTCCTGGTGGGCGGAGCCCGACGGCACCTGGACGCGCCACGCGTTCGCCGAGGACGGCTCGCCGCTCGACGACCTGCACCGCGACCGCATGCTGCAGATCCAGCGCAGGAAGCGCCAGCGATGA
- a CDS encoding NUDIX hydrolase — MSQATTATGTVLAAGALVWRRVRGEVEVLLVERTQHRDISLPKGKLDPGETLPECAVRELEEETGLAIVLGAPLGHSEYRLPDGRDKVVYYWQAEATPGALEAAAFSPNDEILALHWAPLDRAKAACSYRHDVAIVERFEERLAAGHEATFPIVALRHAKAANPFSWEGDDASRTLTERGRSQAHAVAPGIAAYAPRRVATSDAVRCRETVAPLEAALGVAAKATAELSQESPVDPRAAIEARVAKAIGKRQGVVLCSHAPVIPEIVTAVVHATGAAETERTHRASMLHTAEFTVLHVSAGEEPALVALETHGPTER, encoded by the coding sequence ATGAGCCAGGCGACGACGGCCACGGGCACCGTGCTCGCCGCCGGCGCGCTCGTGTGGCGGCGGGTGCGGGGCGAGGTGGAGGTGCTGCTCGTCGAGCGCACGCAGCATCGCGACATCTCCCTGCCCAAGGGCAAGCTCGACCCGGGCGAGACACTGCCCGAGTGCGCCGTGCGCGAGCTCGAGGAGGAGACGGGCCTCGCGATCGTGCTGGGCGCGCCGCTCGGCCACAGCGAGTACCGGCTGCCCGACGGCCGCGACAAGGTCGTCTACTACTGGCAGGCGGAGGCGACGCCGGGGGCGCTCGAAGCCGCGGCGTTCTCGCCGAACGACGAGATCCTCGCGCTCCACTGGGCCCCGCTGGACCGCGCGAAGGCCGCATGCTCCTACCGCCACGACGTCGCGATCGTCGAGCGCTTCGAGGAGCGCCTCGCCGCCGGCCACGAGGCGACCTTCCCCATCGTGGCGCTGCGGCACGCGAAGGCGGCGAACCCGTTCTCGTGGGAGGGCGACGACGCCTCGCGGACGCTCACGGAGCGCGGGCGCTCGCAGGCGCACGCGGTCGCGCCCGGCATCGCCGCCTACGCGCCGCGGCGCGTGGCCACCTCCGACGCCGTGCGGTGCCGCGAGACCGTCGCGCCGCTCGAGGCGGCGCTCGGCGTCGCGGCGAAGGCGACGGCGGAGCTGAGCCAGGAGTCGCCCGTCGACCCGCGCGCGGCGATCGAGGCGCGCGTCGCGAAGGCGATCGGCAAGCGCCAGGGCGTCGTGCTCTGCAGCCACGCGCCCGTGATCCCCGAGATCGTCACCGCCGTCGTGCACGCCACCGGTGCCGCCGAGACCGAGCGGACGCACCGCGCCTCGATGCTGCACACGGCGGAGTTCACGGTGCTGCACGTGAGCGCGGGCGAAGAGCCGGCGCTCGTCGCGCTCGAGACGCACGGGCCCACCGAGCGCTGA
- the pstB gene encoding phosphate ABC transporter ATP-binding protein PstB translates to MSKRIETNDLDVYYGDFKAVEGVSIDIEPRSVTAFIGPSGCGKSTVLRTLNRMHEVISGAWVDGEVLLDGANLYAPGVDPVNVRRQIGMVFQRPNPFPTMSIRENVLAGVLLNNRRMSRSDQDDLVERSLRGANLWNEVKDRLNLPGSGLSGGQQQRLCIARAIAVSPEVLLMDEPCSALDPISTLAIEDLIEELKTEYTIVIVTHNMQQASRVSDRTAFFNIAGTGKPGKLIEYDDTATMFSTPKVQATEDYVSGRFG, encoded by the coding sequence ATGTCCAAGCGCATCGAGACCAACGACCTCGACGTCTACTACGGCGACTTCAAGGCCGTCGAGGGCGTCTCCATCGACATCGAGCCCCGCTCGGTCACGGCCTTCATCGGCCCCTCGGGCTGCGGCAAGTCGACCGTGCTGCGCACGCTCAACCGCATGCACGAGGTGATCAGCGGCGCGTGGGTCGACGGCGAGGTGCTGCTCGACGGCGCCAACCTCTACGCCCCGGGCGTCGACCCCGTGAACGTGCGCCGCCAGATCGGCATGGTCTTCCAGCGCCCCAACCCCTTCCCGACGATGTCGATCCGCGAGAACGTGCTCGCGGGCGTGCTGCTCAACAACCGCCGCATGTCGCGCTCCGACCAGGACGACCTCGTCGAGCGCTCGCTGCGCGGCGCCAACCTCTGGAACGAGGTCAAGGACCGCCTGAACCTGCCGGGCTCCGGCCTCTCGGGCGGCCAGCAGCAGCGCCTCTGCATCGCGCGCGCGATCGCCGTCAGCCCCGAGGTGCTCCTCATGGACGAGCCCTGCTCGGCCCTCGACCCGATCTCGACGCTCGCGATCGAGGACCTCATCGAGGAGCTGAAGACCGAGTACACGATCGTGATCGTGACGCACAACATGCAGCAGGCCTCGCGCGTGAGCGACAGGACGGCCTTCTTCAACATCGCGGGCACGGGCAAGCCGGGCAAGCTCATCGAGTATGACGACACGGCGACGATGTTCTCGACGCCGAAGGTGCAGGCGACCGAGGACTACGTCTCGGGCCGCTTCGGCTGA
- the pstA gene encoding phosphate ABC transporter permease PstA: protein MTATTTAPARRDATNPLTAGQLPAWGPWVLLGVAIAIGAAVSALVAGASGSGFSIVATAVLGFVLYLVAITVVSQQIEGGRKAVDRLVTGVVVGAFALALVPLVSLVSTVVINGMARFDIEFFTYSMRSVVGEGGGVLHAIVGTLLVTLWAAIISVPVGIFTAIYLVEYGRGRLSKAITFFVDVMTGIPSIVAGLFAYALFALFAGEGVRSGIGGAVALSLLMIPTVVRSTEEMLKLVPNDLREASYALGVPKWLTIAKVVLPTALAGIVTGVTLAIARVIGETAPLLIIAGFTTNMNYNVFDGRMMTLPVFAYNQYVSPGVQEQAYFDRAWTAALVLILIVMLLNVIARIIAKVFAPKAGR from the coding sequence ATGACCGCCACGACCACCGCTCCCGCCCGCCGCGACGCGACGAACCCGCTCACGGCCGGCCAGCTGCCCGCCTGGGGCCCCTGGGTGCTCCTCGGCGTCGCGATCGCCATCGGCGCCGCGGTCTCCGCGCTCGTCGCGGGCGCCTCCGGCTCCGGCTTCAGCATCGTCGCGACGGCCGTCCTCGGCTTCGTGCTCTACCTCGTCGCGATCACGGTCGTGAGCCAGCAGATCGAGGGAGGCCGCAAGGCCGTCGACCGCCTCGTCACGGGCGTCGTCGTGGGCGCCTTCGCGCTCGCGCTCGTCCCGCTCGTCTCGCTCGTCTCCACCGTCGTCATCAACGGCATGGCGCGCTTCGACATCGAGTTCTTCACGTACTCGATGCGCAGCGTCGTGGGCGAGGGCGGCGGCGTGCTGCACGCGATCGTCGGCACGCTGCTCGTCACGCTGTGGGCGGCCATCATCTCGGTGCCCGTCGGCATCTTCACGGCCATCTACCTCGTCGAGTACGGCCGCGGCCGCCTCTCGAAGGCGATCACGTTCTTCGTCGACGTCATGACGGGCATCCCCTCGATCGTCGCGGGCCTGTTCGCCTACGCGCTCTTCGCGCTCTTCGCGGGCGAGGGCGTGCGCTCGGGCATCGGCGGCGCCGTGGCGCTCAGCCTGCTCATGATCCCCACCGTCGTCCGCTCGACGGAGGAGATGCTGAAGCTCGTGCCGAACGACCTCCGCGAGGCGTCCTACGCGCTCGGCGTGCCCAAGTGGCTTACGATCGCGAAGGTCGTGCTGCCGACGGCGCTCGCCGGCATCGTCACGGGCGTCACGCTCGCGATCGCCCGCGTCATCGGTGAGACCGCGCCGCTGCTCATCATCGCCGGCTTCACGACGAACATGAACTACAACGTGTTCGACGGCCGCATGATGACGCTGCCGGTCTTCGCCTACAACCAGTACGTCAGCCCGGGCGTGCAGGAGCAGGCCTACTTCGACCGCGCCTGGACGGCCGCGCTCGTGCTGATCCTCATCGTCATGCTCCTCAACGTCATCGCTCGCATCATCGCCAAGGTCTTCGCGCCGAAGGCCGGGAGGTAA
- the pstC gene encoding phosphate ABC transporter permease subunit PstC gives MTTAVQPVAKQRLADVVFRSISTTAGVLILLALAGVAIFLVAQAVPALIGPLPGADAGFLAWVWPLTFGTIWSALLAMLMAVPVAIGIALFITHFAPRRLAQGLGYVVDLLAAIPSVIYGLWGITVLAPFMQPAYTWLTTNLGWLPLFAPPASGTGRTILTASIVLAVMVLPIITALCREIFLQTPRLNEEAALALGATRWEMIQMAVLPHGRSGIIASSILGLGRALGETMAVAMVLSSSGIISFALTAQQNPSTIAANIALRFPEAHGITVNMLIGSGLVLFAITLLVNGVSRWIIARTTVQGGR, from the coding sequence ATGACCACCGCAGTCCAGCCCGTCGCCAAGCAGCGCCTGGCCGACGTCGTCTTCCGGTCGATCTCGACGACCGCGGGCGTGCTGATCCTGCTCGCCCTCGCCGGGGTCGCGATCTTCCTCGTCGCGCAGGCCGTGCCGGCGCTCATCGGCCCGCTGCCGGGCGCCGACGCCGGGTTCCTCGCATGGGTGTGGCCGCTGACCTTCGGCACCATCTGGTCGGCGCTCCTCGCGATGCTCATGGCCGTGCCGGTCGCGATCGGCATCGCGCTCTTCATCACGCACTTCGCCCCGCGCCGCCTCGCGCAGGGGCTCGGCTACGTCGTCGACCTGCTCGCCGCCATCCCCTCGGTCATCTACGGCCTCTGGGGCATCACGGTGCTCGCGCCGTTCATGCAGCCGGCCTACACCTGGCTGACGACGAACCTCGGCTGGCTGCCGCTCTTCGCCCCGCCCGCCTCGGGCACGGGCCGCACCATCCTCACCGCCTCCATCGTGCTCGCCGTCATGGTGCTGCCGATCATCACCGCGCTCTGCCGCGAGATCTTCCTGCAGACGCCGCGGCTCAACGAGGAGGCCGCCCTCGCGCTCGGCGCGACCCGCTGGGAGATGATCCAGATGGCGGTGCTGCCGCACGGCCGCTCGGGCATCATCGCCTCGTCGATCCTCGGCCTCGGCCGCGCCCTCGGCGAGACCATGGCCGTCGCCATGGTGCTGAGCTCCTCGGGCATCATCTCGTTCGCGCTCACCGCGCAGCAGAACCCGTCGACGATCGCCGCCAACATCGCGCTGCGCTTCCCGGAGGCGCACGGCATCACCGTGAACATGCTCATCGGCTCCGGCCTCGTGCTGTTCGCGATCACGCTGCTCGTCAACGGCGTCTCGCGCTGGATCATCGCGCGCACCACCGTGCAGGGAGGCCGCTGA
- the pstS gene encoding phosphate ABC transporter substrate-binding protein PstS produces the protein MKFTKLGRTAVVAVAGALLLSSCAANEGTAPAAGGSEAPESSLSGDLAGAGASSMGAAQEAWIAGFQTNNPDVNVTYDPAGSGAGREQFIAGGVGFAGSDAYLKDEELEGTFGACVADSLPVDLPVYISPIAVIFNVEGVDSLNLDAATIAGIFSGEITNWSDEAIASQNEGVTLPDATITAVHRSDDSGTTENFTQYLAANAADAWTEGEFETWPAAYGGEGAQGTSGVVDAVTNGTNTIGYADASRAGDLGTVALMVGDEYVPFSAEAAAAAVDASAPVEGRHEGDLAIELDRTTTEAGAYPLVLISYAIACTEYADAEQGALVKAYLEYVVSAEGQQAAADNAGSAPISEDLRAQITASLEMIG, from the coding sequence GTGAAGTTCACGAAGCTCGGCCGCACCGCGGTCGTCGCCGTCGCCGGCGCGCTCCTCCTCAGTTCGTGCGCCGCCAACGAGGGCACCGCTCCCGCCGCAGGCGGCTCCGAGGCCCCCGAGTCGTCGCTCTCCGGCGACCTCGCCGGCGCCGGCGCCTCGTCGATGGGTGCTGCGCAGGAGGCCTGGATCGCGGGCTTCCAGACGAACAACCCCGACGTCAACGTCACCTACGACCCCGCCGGCTCGGGCGCGGGCCGCGAGCAGTTCATCGCGGGCGGCGTCGGCTTCGCCGGCTCCGACGCGTACCTGAAGGACGAGGAGCTCGAGGGCACCTTCGGCGCGTGCGTCGCCGACTCGCTGCCCGTCGACCTCCCCGTCTACATCTCGCCGATCGCTGTGATCTTCAACGTCGAGGGCGTCGACTCGCTCAACCTCGACGCCGCGACCATCGCCGGCATCTTCTCGGGCGAGATCACGAACTGGAGCGACGAGGCGATCGCCTCGCAGAACGAGGGCGTCACCCTCCCCGACGCGACCATCACGGCCGTGCACCGCTCCGACGACTCGGGCACCACCGAGAACTTCACGCAGTACCTCGCGGCCAACGCGGCAGACGCGTGGACCGAGGGCGAGTTCGAGACGTGGCCCGCCGCGTACGGCGGCGAGGGCGCCCAGGGCACCTCGGGCGTCGTCGACGCGGTGACGAACGGCACGAACACGATCGGCTACGCCGACGCCTCGCGCGCCGGCGACCTCGGCACCGTCGCGCTCATGGTCGGCGACGAGTACGTGCCGTTCTCGGCGGAGGCCGCCGCGGCCGCCGTCGACGCCTCGGCGCCCGTCGAGGGCCGCCACGAGGGCGACCTCGCGATCGAGCTCGACCGCACGACGACCGAGGCGGGCGCCTACCCGCTCGTGCTCATCTCCTACGCGATCGCGTGCACCGAGTACGCCGACGCCGAGCAGGGCGCGCTCGTGAAGGCCTACCTCGAGTACGTCGTCTCGGCGGAGGGCCAGCAGGCCGCGGCCGACAACGCGGGCTCCGCCCCGATCTCGGAAGACCTGCGCGCGCAGATCACCGCCTCGCTCGAGATGATCGGCTGA
- a CDS encoding DNA-directed RNA polymerase subunit beta produces the protein MADDRSIKPTRFSNDWFDRVEGDVDPAVRLQLASETAHALLARVRGGADPEVVERILAVAREDGIDTVAELWSRARPHSLPGTLWRVHLLHALVTQRAEESARLYQAGADALPTAAPVIAGVPAPATPGELRSLSDEILRGVFAGDFALALERAAAFAAVTAHGAVRAAHDDDAAHPERASARTALAASLTDIAGDLRICARLWRADSLA, from the coding sequence ATGGCAGACGACCGCTCCATCAAGCCCACCCGCTTCTCCAACGACTGGTTCGACCGCGTGGAGGGCGACGTCGACCCCGCCGTGCGCCTGCAGCTCGCGAGCGAGACGGCGCACGCGCTGCTCGCGCGCGTGCGCGGCGGCGCGGACCCGGAGGTGGTGGAGCGGATCCTCGCGGTCGCGCGCGAGGACGGCATCGACACGGTCGCGGAGCTCTGGTCGCGGGCTCGGCCGCACTCGCTGCCCGGCACGCTGTGGCGGGTGCACCTGCTGCACGCGCTCGTGACGCAGCGCGCCGAGGAGTCGGCGCGGCTCTACCAGGCGGGCGCCGACGCGCTGCCGACCGCGGCCCCCGTGATCGCGGGCGTCCCGGCCCCGGCGACCCCCGGCGAGCTGCGCTCGCTCTCGGACGAGATCCTGCGGGGCGTGTTCGCGGGCGACTTCGCGCTCGCGCTCGAGCGCGCCGCCGCGTTCGCGGCAGTCACCGCGCACGGCGCGGTGCGCGCCGCGCACGACGACGACGCCGCGCACCCGGAGCGCGCGAGCGCCCGCACGGCGCTCGCGGCCTCCCTCACCGACATCGCGGGCGACCTGCGGATCTGCGCGCGTCTCTGGCGCGCGGACAGCCTCGCCTGA
- a CDS encoding sigma-70 family RNA polymerase sigma factor, with the protein MRGTVEDELERAASGDARAFMAVHDATRPRVLALAVRVVVDRAQAEEVVQEVYLHAWRTAARFDRARGSGTGWLLRIAHSKAVDRVRSSVAHRERDLADARLSRATPVASVHELVERALDGERVRAALRLLSAVQREAIVLAHFDGLSHAQIARRLGVPLGTVKTRLRDGMRRLREAFDVDADPGSAISA; encoded by the coding sequence GTGCGGGGGACGGTGGAGGACGAGCTCGAGCGAGCTGCCTCGGGTGACGCCCGCGCCTTCATGGCGGTCCACGACGCGACGAGGCCGCGCGTGCTCGCGCTCGCGGTCCGCGTGGTCGTCGATCGGGCGCAGGCGGAGGAGGTGGTGCAGGAGGTCTACCTGCACGCCTGGCGGACGGCCGCGCGCTTCGACCGCGCCCGTGGCTCCGGCACGGGCTGGCTGCTGCGGATCGCCCACAGCAAGGCGGTCGATCGCGTGCGCAGCAGCGTCGCGCATCGCGAGCGCGACCTCGCCGACGCGCGGCTGTCGCGGGCGACACCCGTGGCGTCGGTGCACGAGCTCGTCGAGCGAGCGCTCGACGGCGAGCGGGTGCGCGCGGCGCTCCGGCTGCTGAGCGCCGTGCAGCGCGAGGCCATCGTGCTCGCGCACTTCGACGGGCTCTCGCACGCGCAGATCGCGCGCCGCCTCGGCGTGCCGCTCGGCACCGTCAAGACGCGGCTCCGCGACGGCATGCGGCGCCTCCGTGAGGCGTTCGACGTCGACGCCGACCCGGGATCCGCGATCAGCGCCTGA